A single region of the Streptococcus macedonicus ACA-DC 198 genome encodes:
- the yieF gene encoding Hypothetical protein produces MKKILFVVGSLRSGSFNAQFAKNAEKVLEGKAEVSYLDWSQVPVFSQDLEANIPATVQAARQAVSEADAIWIFSPVYNFAIPGPVKNLLDWLSRAIDLSDPTGPSAINEKVTTVSILANGGHEQVAESYRALLPFIRTQFVDEITTTRVNDSAWVDGVFVPTEEVLANLDKQAQALLSAID; encoded by the coding sequence ATGAAAAAAATTCTATTTGTTGTCGGCTCATTACGTAGCGGTTCATTCAATGCCCAATTCGCTAAAAATGCTGAAAAAGTGCTTGAAGGAAAAGCAGAAGTTAGCTATCTTGATTGGTCACAAGTACCAGTCTTTTCACAAGATTTAGAAGCTAATATTCCAGCGACTGTTCAGGCAGCTCGTCAAGCTGTTTCAGAAGCTGATGCTATCTGGATTTTCTCACCTGTTTACAACTTTGCTATCCCAGGTCCTGTGAAAAACTTGCTAGACTGGTTGTCACGTGCCATTGACCTTTCAGATCCAACAGGTCCATCAGCAATCAATGAAAAAGTAACTACGGTTTCTATTCTTGCTAATGGTGGTCACGAACAAGTAGCAGAAAGCTATCGTGCCTTGCTCCCATTCATCCGTACACAATTTGTCGATGAAATCACAACGACACGTGTAAATGATTCAGCTTGGGTGGATGGTGTGTTCGTTCCAACAGAAGAAGTTCTTGCAAATCTTGACAAACAAGCTCAAGCCCTTCTATCAGCAATCGACTAA
- the def gene encoding Peptide deformylase, producing MSVIEKLTKPSHLINMDDIVREGNPTLRAVAEEVTFPLSDEEIILGEKMLQFLKNSQDPVTAEKMGLRGGVGLAAPQLDISKRIIAVLVPNPEDKDGNPPKEAYSLQEVMYNPKVVAHSVQDAALADGEGCLSVDRAVEGYVVRHSRVTVDYFDKNGEKHRIKLKGYNSIVVQHEIDHTNGIMFYDRINEKNPFAIKEGMLIIE from the coding sequence ATGTCAGTTATTGAAAAATTAACAAAACCAAGTCATTTAATCAATATGGATGACATCGTTCGTGAAGGCAATCCGACACTTCGTGCGGTTGCCGAAGAAGTAACATTTCCTTTGTCTGATGAAGAAATTATTCTAGGCGAAAAAATGTTACAATTTTTGAAAAACTCACAAGACCCTGTGACAGCTGAAAAAATGGGCTTGCGTGGTGGTGTTGGTCTAGCAGCCCCACAATTAGACATTTCAAAACGCATCATTGCTGTTCTCGTTCCAAATCCTGAGGACAAAGACGGTAATCCACCAAAAGAAGCTTATAGCTTACAAGAAGTCATGTACAATCCAAAAGTTGTAGCACATTCTGTTCAAGATGCTGCACTTGCTGATGGTGAGGGATGCTTGTCTGTTGACCGTGCTGTCGAAGGCTATGTGGTTCGTCACTCGCGTGTAACCGTTGATTACTTTGATAAAAATGGTGAAAAACATCGCATTAAACTCAAAGGTTATAATTCAATCGTCGTTCAACACGAAATTGACCATACAAATGGTATTATGTTCTACGATCGCATTAATGAGAAAAATCCATTTGCCATTAAAGAAGGTATGCTAATTATCGAATAA
- the nsr gene encoding Predicted N-ribosylNicotinamide CRP-like regulator, producing MSLEAYIKEYQLEKIFSTHYFDKLQVLQLSAGDAICHQGESLTALSYFAKGKLKIVRRLFNGKEHILDIKEKPTLIGDIELLTDQPVVSSVIALEDTLIIQLPLAGIREQLLADNALLLNLSKGLAQSLYEQNIRASTNLNYTLKERLATHILAIEEKGVFKLELTSLADSFSVSYRHLLRVIHELIDTGIIEKRRPYYYIKDMTQLIDLKITN from the coding sequence GTGTCATTAGAAGCCTATATTAAAGAATATCAGCTAGAAAAAATCTTCTCTACTCATTATTTTGATAAATTGCAAGTCTTGCAACTATCTGCTGGGGATGCCATTTGTCATCAAGGCGAATCATTAACAGCACTCTCTTACTTTGCCAAGGGAAAACTCAAAATCGTTCGCCGACTTTTTAACGGAAAAGAACACATTCTTGACATTAAAGAAAAGCCAACCTTAATCGGTGATATTGAGTTATTAACAGACCAACCTGTCGTATCATCTGTCATTGCTCTTGAGGATACTCTTATCATTCAATTACCGTTAGCTGGCATTCGTGAACAATTGCTTGCTGACAATGCTCTGCTTTTAAACTTGAGCAAAGGCTTAGCACAATCTCTCTACGAGCAAAACATTCGCGCGTCAACGAATTTAAATTACACATTGAAAGAACGCTTAGCAACGCATATCTTGGCTATCGAGGAAAAAGGTGTTTTCAAATTAGAATTGACAAGCCTTGCTGATTCCTTTAGCGTCAGCTACCGTCATTTACTACGTGTCATTCATGAACTTATTGATACAGGAATCATCGAAAAACGCAGACCCTATTATTACATCAAAGACATGACGCAATTGATTGACCTAAAAATCACTAATTAA
- the yyaH gene encoding Possible glyoxylase family protein (Lactoylglutathione lyase), whose amino-acid sequence MIKIEHIGVWVHDLEQMKAFFAKYFNTSASELYHNPRTGFSSHFLSFSDGTRLELCHRGDISEGVDKSLGFTHLAISLGSKEAVDQLTAQLENDGYHVLGQPRTTGYGYYESVVCDPEGNRLELTV is encoded by the coding sequence ATGATAAAAATTGAACACATCGGTGTTTGGGTACATGATTTAGAGCAAATGAAAGCTTTTTTTGCTAAATATTTCAACACATCTGCTTCTGAACTTTACCATAATCCACGAACTGGTTTTTCATCTCATTTTTTGAGCTTTTCTGATGGTACTCGTTTGGAATTGTGTCATCGTGGGGATATTTCTGAAGGCGTTGATAAGAGTCTTGGCTTTACTCATTTAGCCATTTCACTTGGTAGTAAAGAAGCCGTTGATCAGTTAACGGCACAGCTTGAAAACGATGGCTATCATGTTTTAGGTCAACCCCGAACAACTGGTTACGGTTACTACGAATCCGTCGTTTGTGACCCCGAAGGAAATCGTTTAGAATTGACCGTTTAA
- the rpsO gene encoding SSU ribosomal protein S15p (S13e) — protein MAISKEKKNEIIAQYARHEGDTGSVEVQVAVLTWEINHLNEHIKQHKKDHATYRGLMKKIGHRRNLLAYLRRTDVNRYRELIASLGLRR, from the coding sequence ATGGCAATCTCAAAAGAGAAAAAAAATGAAATCATTGCTCAATACGCACGTCATGAAGGTGACACAGGTTCAGTTGAAGTTCAAGTAGCTGTTCTTACTTGGGAAATCAACCACCTTAATGAGCACATTAAACAACACAAAAAAGACCACGCAACTTACCGTGGATTGATGAAAAAAATTGGTCACCGTCGTAACTTGTTGGCATACCTTCGCCGCACAGACGTTAACCGTTACCGCGAATTGATCGCATCACTTGGACTTCGTCGTTAA
- the adhE gene encoding Alcohol dehydrogenase; Acetaldehyde dehydrogenase — protein sequence MVNAALKSGNPSMGVGAGNGAIYVDATAHIDRAVEDLLLSKRFDNGMICATENSAVVEASVYKEWLQKMQDKGAYLVPKKDYNKIEDFVFNDNHGVNGPVAGMPATWICEQAGVKLPEGKDVLLFELDKKNIGEKLTSEKLSPLLSVYKAKDRQEGIEIVEALLDYQGAGHNAGIQIGSQADPFVATYGDAVKASRVLVNQPDSVGGIGDIYTDALKASLTIGTGSWGKNSLSHNLSTGDLLNIKTVAKRRNRPQWIRLPGKTYYEKNAISYLQDEYEPMQRALIIADPGMVQFGFVDTVLAQLALRDEKVATSIYETIKPDPTLGQTIEIAKQMRDFKPDTVIAIGGGSAIDASKIARLIYEFYLDRGDEFLDSYDAVSEFFLELQQKIIYIRKRIVKFKHQTTIRLFCIPTTSGTGAEVTPFAVITDDYTHVKYPLADYELVPQVAIVDPEFVMTVPKRTAAWSGLDALSHALESYVSVMASDFTRPWSLEAIKLIIENLEDAYNYDPKNPTLRGEKAKENMHYAAVIAGMAFGNAFLGINHSLAHKTGGEFGLPHGLAISIAMQHVIRYNGASGNVKRSVYPRYEEYRAQKDYADIAHYIGLKGKDDAELVEALCDRIDKLIHTVDVEPKLSANGITKEAFDAAANRLASLAYDDQCTPINPRQPYISELKQLLIDMF from the coding sequence ATGGTAAATGCAGCCCTTAAATCAGGTAACCCATCAATGGGTGTCGGTGCAGGTAATGGTGCTATCTATGTTGATGCAACTGCTCATATTGACCGCGCTGTGGAAGACTTGTTGTTATCAAAACGCTTTGATAATGGTATGATTTGTGCGACTGAAAATTCAGCAGTCGTTGAAGCGTCAGTTTACAAAGAATGGTTGCAAAAAATGCAAGATAAAGGTGCTTACTTAGTACCTAAGAAGGACTACAATAAAATTGAAGACTTTGTTTTCAATGATAACCATGGTGTAAACGGTCCTGTTGCCGGGATGCCAGCAACTTGGATTTGTGAACAAGCTGGTGTGAAATTGCCAGAAGGTAAAGATGTTCTCTTGTTTGAGCTTGACAAGAAAAACATCGGTGAAAAACTAACATCAGAAAAATTGTCTCCACTCCTTTCAGTGTACAAAGCTAAAGATCGTCAAGAAGGTATCGAAATTGTTGAAGCACTTCTTGATTATCAAGGTGCAGGGCACAATGCCGGTATCCAAATTGGTTCACAAGCAGACCCATTTGTAGCAACATATGGCGATGCCGTGAAAGCATCACGTGTCTTGGTTAACCAACCAGATTCAGTCGGAGGTATCGGTGATATCTATACAGACGCACTTAAAGCCAGCTTAACAATTGGAACAGGATCATGGGGGAAAAATTCATTGTCACACAATCTTTCAACTGGCGATCTCTTAAATATCAAGACTGTTGCGAAACGTCGTAACCGTCCACAATGGATTCGCTTGCCAGGAAAAACTTACTACGAAAAGAATGCTATCTCATATTTGCAAGATGAATATGAACCAATGCAACGTGCTTTGATTATAGCAGACCCAGGTATGGTTCAATTTGGATTTGTTGACACTGTCCTTGCTCAATTGGCATTGCGTGATGAAAAAGTCGCAACATCAATTTACGAAACAATCAAACCAGACCCAACCCTTGGACAAACAATCGAAATTGCAAAACAAATGCGTGATTTCAAACCAGATACAGTCATTGCAATTGGTGGTGGCTCTGCTATTGATGCATCTAAGATTGCACGTTTAATTTATGAATTTTATCTTGACCGTGGTGATGAATTCCTTGATAGTTATGATGCTGTTAGCGAATTTTTCCTTGAATTGCAACAAAAAATCATTTATATTCGTAAACGTATTGTGAAATTCAAACATCAAACAACAATACGTCTCTTCTGTATCCCAACCACATCTGGTACAGGTGCTGAGGTGACACCATTTGCGGTTATTACTGATGATTATACACACGTGAAATACCCACTTGCTGATTATGAATTGGTACCACAAGTTGCTATTGTTGATCCAGAATTTGTTATGACTGTGCCAAAACGTACAGCAGCTTGGTCAGGATTAGATGCTTTGTCACATGCTCTTGAATCTTACGTATCAGTTATGGCATCTGACTTTACACGTCCATGGTCTCTTGAAGCTATCAAGTTGATTATTGAAAATCTTGAAGATGCTTATAACTACGATCCTAAGAACCCAACACTTCGTGGTGAAAAAGCTAAAGAAAATATGCATTATGCAGCAGTTATTGCTGGTATGGCATTTGGTAATGCTTTCTTAGGTATCAACCATTCACTTGCTCACAAAACAGGTGGTGAATTTGGACTTCCACACGGTTTAGCTATTTCAATCGCAATGCAACATGTTATCCGCTATAACGGTGCATCTGGTAATGTTAAACGCTCAGTTTATCCACGTTATGAAGAATACCGTGCTCAAAAAGATTACGCAGATATTGCGCATTATATTGGTCTTAAAGGTAAAGATGATGCAGAATTAGTCGAAGCACTTTGCGACCGCATTGATAAATTGATTCATACTGTTGACGTTGAACCAAAACTTTCTGCTAATGGGATCACAAAAGAAGCCTTTGATGCAGCAGCTAATCGTTTGGCAAGCTTGGCATATGATGACCAATGTACTCCAATAAACCCACGTCAACCATACATTTCAGAATTGAAACAACTTTTGATTGATATGTTCTAA
- the pnp gene encoding Polyribonucleotide nucleotidyltransferase: MSKQTFETTFAGRPLVVEIGQVAKQANGAAVVRYGESTILSAAVMSKKMSTGDFFPLQVNYEEKMYAAGKFPGGFNKREGRPTTDATLTARLIDRPIRPMFAEGFRNEVQVINTVLSYDEDASAPMAAMFGSSLALSISDIPFNGPIAGVQVAYIDGEFIINPSAAQKEESLLELTVAGTKDAINMVESGAKELSEDIMLEALLKGHEAVRELIAFQEEIVAAVGKEKAEVELLQVDPELQAEIIAAYNADLQKAVQVEEKKAREAATEAVKEQVIAVYEERYADDENYETIMRDVAEILEQMEHAEVRRLITEDKIRPDGRRVDEIRPLDAEIDYLPKVHGSGLFTRGQTQALSVLTLAPMGETQIVDGLDPEYKKRFLHHYNFPQYSVGETGRYGAPGRREIGHGALVERALAQVLPSLEEFPYAIRLVAEVLESNGSSSQASICAGTLALMAGGVPIKAPVAGIAMGLISDGSNYTILTDIQGLEDHFGDMDFKVAGTREGITALQMDIKIEGITPQILKEALAQAKKARFEILDLIEATIPAPRAQLAPTAPKIDTIKIDVDKIKVVIGKGGETIDKIIEETGVKIDIDDDGNVSIYSSDQAAIDRTKEIIAGLVREAKVGEVYHAKVVRIEKFGAFVNLFDKTDALVHISEISWSRTANVSDVLEVGEKVDVKVIKVDDKGRIDASMKALLPRPSRAEKEHKGQSPFGGHLLDRKEKHDKID; the protein is encoded by the coding sequence ATGTCAAAACAAACTTTTGAAACAACTTTTGCTGGCAGACCACTTGTTGTTGAGATTGGTCAAGTTGCTAAACAAGCCAATGGCGCTGCTGTGGTACGTTATGGTGAATCAACCATTCTTAGTGCAGCTGTGATGTCTAAAAAGATGTCAACAGGTGACTTTTTCCCACTTCAAGTTAATTATGAAGAAAAAATGTATGCAGCTGGAAAATTCCCTGGTGGTTTCAATAAACGTGAAGGACGCCCAACAACTGATGCGACTTTGACAGCGCGTTTGATTGACCGTCCAATTCGTCCAATGTTTGCAGAAGGCTTCCGTAATGAAGTTCAAGTGATTAATACCGTTCTCTCTTACGATGAAGATGCTAGTGCGCCAATGGCTGCTATGTTTGGTAGCTCACTTGCTTTATCTATCTCAGATATTCCATTTAACGGACCTATTGCAGGCGTTCAAGTAGCTTACATTGACGGTGAATTTATTATTAATCCGTCAGCTGCACAAAAAGAGGAGTCACTTCTTGAGTTGACTGTTGCCGGTACAAAAGATGCCATTAATATGGTTGAATCTGGCGCCAAAGAATTGTCAGAAGACATTATGCTTGAAGCGCTTCTTAAAGGACACGAAGCTGTTCGTGAGTTGATTGCTTTCCAAGAAGAAATCGTAGCAGCTGTTGGTAAAGAAAAAGCTGAGGTTGAATTGCTTCAAGTTGACCCAGAATTGCAAGCTGAAATTATCGCAGCTTATAACGCTGACCTTCAAAAAGCAGTTCAAGTTGAAGAGAAAAAAGCGCGTGAAGCAGCGACAGAAGCTGTGAAAGAACAAGTCATTGCTGTTTACGAAGAACGCTACGCTGACGATGAAAATTACGAAACTATCATGCGTGACGTTGCTGAAATCCTTGAACAAATGGAACACGCAGAAGTCCGTCGCTTGATTACTGAAGATAAAATTCGTCCTGACGGTCGTCGTGTTGATGAAATTCGTCCATTGGATGCTGAAATTGATTATTTACCAAAAGTTCACGGTTCAGGTCTTTTCACACGTGGACAAACACAAGCATTATCAGTCTTGACCCTTGCTCCAATGGGAGAAACACAAATTGTTGACGGTCTTGACCCAGAATACAAGAAACGTTTCTTACATCACTACAATTTCCCACAATATTCAGTTGGTGAAACAGGACGTTATGGCGCTCCAGGTCGCCGTGAGATCGGTCATGGTGCCCTTGTTGAACGTGCTCTTGCGCAAGTTCTTCCTAGCTTAGAAGAATTTCCGTATGCAATCCGTCTTGTAGCCGAAGTTTTGGAATCAAATGGTTCATCTTCACAAGCTTCAATCTGTGCGGGTACTCTTGCTCTTATGGCTGGTGGTGTACCAATCAAAGCTCCAGTAGCAGGTATTGCCATGGGATTGATTTCAGACGGTAGCAACTACACAATCTTGACAGACATCCAGGGTCTTGAGGATCACTTTGGTGATATGGACTTTAAAGTTGCTGGTACACGTGAAGGAATTACAGCACTTCAAATGGACATTAAGATTGAAGGAATCACTCCTCAAATCTTGAAAGAAGCTCTTGCTCAAGCTAAGAAAGCTCGTTTTGAAATTCTTGATTTGATTGAAGCAACTATCCCAGCACCACGTGCTCAATTGGCTCCAACAGCACCAAAAATTGATACAATCAAGATTGATGTTGATAAAATCAAAGTTGTCATCGGTAAAGGTGGTGAAACAATCGATAAAATCATCGAAGAAACGGGTGTTAAAATCGATATTGATGATGACGGAAATGTATCTATTTATTCATCTGACCAAGCTGCAATTGACCGCACAAAAGAAATCATTGCTGGTTTAGTTCGCGAAGCTAAAGTTGGTGAAGTTTACCATGCCAAAGTTGTTCGTATTGAAAAATTTGGTGCGTTTGTTAATCTCTTTGATAAGACAGATGCCCTTGTTCATATCTCAGAAATTTCATGGTCACGTACGGCTAATGTGTCTGATGTCTTAGAAGTCGGTGAAAAAGTCGATGTTAAAGTTATCAAAGTTGATGATAAAGGTCGTATTGATGCTTCAATGAAGGCTTTGTTACCACGTCCATCAAGAGCTGAGAAAGAACACAAAGGGCAGTCACCATTTGGCGGACACTTACTTGATCGTAAAGAAAAACATGACAAAATCGACTAA
- the cysE gene encoding Serine acetyltransferase: MGWWKETIDIVKKNDPAARSSLEIILTYPGIKALAAHRLSHFLWKHGFKLIARMHSQFWRFWTQIEIHPGAEIAEGVFIDHGSGLVIGETAIVEKGVMLYHGVTLGGTGKDVGKRHPTVREGALVSAHAQVIGPIEIGKNAKVGAAAVVVADVPADVTVVGVPAKVVRVHGKKDVDAIHNMEENREYYTSKLEEARYQSLHSSKL, encoded by the coding sequence ATGGGTTGGTGGAAAGAGACCATAGATATCGTTAAGAAAAATGATCCAGCGGCTCGTAGCTCTCTGGAAATTATCTTAACATATCCCGGTATTAAAGCTCTGGCTGCACACCGTTTATCACATTTTTTGTGGAAACATGGTTTTAAATTAATCGCTCGTATGCACAGCCAATTTTGGCGCTTTTGGACACAAATTGAAATTCACCCAGGAGCTGAAATTGCTGAAGGAGTTTTTATTGACCACGGTTCAGGACTTGTTATCGGAGAAACAGCTATTGTGGAAAAGGGAGTTATGCTCTACCACGGTGTAACCCTTGGTGGAACAGGTAAAGATGTAGGAAAACGTCATCCGACCGTTCGTGAAGGAGCGCTTGTCTCTGCTCACGCTCAAGTCATTGGTCCTATTGAAATTGGAAAAAATGCTAAGGTAGGTGCTGCTGCTGTTGTAGTTGCGGATGTTCCTGCTGATGTCACAGTTGTCGGTGTTCCCGCAAAAGTTGTTCGTGTTCACGGTAAAAAAGATGTGGATGCTATTCATAACATGGAAGAAAATCGTGAATATTACACGTCTAAACTTGAAGAAGCACGCTATCAAAGCTTGCATTCCTCAAAACTTTAG
- the cysS gene encoding Cysteinyl-tRNA synthetase — protein sequence MTIKIYDTMTRSLRDFVPITENTVNMYVCGPTVYNYIHIGNARSVVAFDTIRRYFEYRGYKVNYISNFTDVDDKIIKGAAEAGMDTKAFSDKFIAAFMEDVKQLGVKPATKNPRVIDYMDEIIDFVKVLVDKGFAYEANGDVYFRVAKSQNYAKLANKTLADLEVGASGRVDGEGEIKENPLDFALWKSAKPGEVSWQSPWGEGRPGWHIECSVMATTILGDTIDIHGGGADLEFPHHTNEIAQSEAKTGKTFANYWMHNGFVNVDNEKMSKSLGNFVTVHDMLKTVDGQVLRFFLATQQYRKPVNFTEKAVHDASVNLKYLKNTFTLPLTEEADAAELAKFKADFEVAMDDDFNTANGITVIFDMAKWINSGNYNQAVKDTFAKMLAVFGIVFEEEVLDADIEELIEKRQAARANKDFATADAIRDQLAAQGIKLLDTKDGVRWTRD from the coding sequence ATGACAATTAAAATTTATGATACAATGACCAGAAGTTTGCGAGATTTCGTGCCGATTACTGAAAATACGGTTAATATGTATGTCTGCGGACCAACGGTTTACAACTATATTCATATTGGAAATGCTCGTAGCGTTGTGGCATTTGACACTATTCGTCGTTATTTTGAATACCGAGGATACAAGGTTAACTATATTTCTAACTTCACAGATGTTGATGACAAAATCATCAAAGGAGCTGCTGAAGCTGGTATGGACACCAAAGCTTTTTCAGATAAATTTATCGCCGCTTTCATGGAAGATGTCAAACAACTCGGTGTGAAACCAGCAACTAAAAATCCTCGTGTCATTGATTATATGGATGAGATTATTGACTTTGTTAAAGTCTTGGTAGATAAAGGTTTTGCTTACGAAGCTAATGGCGATGTGTATTTTCGCGTTGCAAAAAGCCAAAACTATGCAAAACTCGCTAATAAAACACTTGCTGACTTAGAAGTTGGAGCTAGTGGTCGTGTTGATGGCGAAGGAGAAATCAAGGAAAATCCCTTAGACTTTGCTCTTTGGAAATCAGCCAAACCAGGCGAGGTTTCATGGCAAAGCCCATGGGGAGAAGGACGCCCTGGTTGGCATATTGAATGTTCTGTTATGGCGACAACCATTCTTGGTGATACGATTGATATTCACGGTGGTGGAGCTGACTTGGAATTTCCTCACCATACCAACGAAATCGCCCAATCTGAAGCCAAAACAGGAAAAACATTTGCCAATTATTGGATGCATAATGGTTTTGTCAATGTGGATAATGAAAAAATGTCAAAATCTCTTGGAAATTTTGTAACTGTTCATGATATGTTAAAAACCGTTGATGGACAAGTTTTAAGATTTTTCCTTGCGACACAACAATACCGCAAGCCAGTAAATTTCACTGAAAAAGCTGTTCATGACGCCTCTGTTAATCTTAAATATTTGAAAAATACTTTTACATTGCCACTTACTGAAGAAGCTGATGCTGCTGAATTGGCAAAATTTAAAGCTGACTTCGAAGTAGCTATGGATGATGATTTCAATACGGCAAATGGTATTACAGTCATTTTTGATATGGCAAAATGGATTAATTCAGGTAATTATAATCAAGCAGTCAAAGATACCTTTGCTAAGATGCTTGCTGTATTTGGTATTGTGTTTGAAGAAGAAGTCTTGGATGCTGATATTGAAGAACTTATTGAAAAACGTCAAGCTGCGCGTGCTAATAAAGATTTCGCAACAGCAGATGCCATTCGTGACCAATTAGCAGCACAAGGTATTAAACTTCTTGATACCAAAGATGGTGTGAGGTGGACACGTGACTAA
- the mrnC gene encoding COG1939: Ribonuclease III family protein → MTNKVDVNLINGIALAFEGDAVYSMYIRKHLIFQGLTKPNQLHRKATKYVSAKAQAMLINLMLEAQLLTEKEEDIYKRGRNTNSHTKAKNADVVTYRMSTGFEAVMGYLHMTGQIERLEELIDWCIQAVEKIED, encoded by the coding sequence GTGACTAACAAGGTAGATGTCAATCTAATTAATGGTATTGCCCTTGCTTTTGAAGGTGACGCGGTTTATTCCATGTATATTCGTAAGCACTTGATTTTTCAAGGATTAACAAAGCCAAATCAATTGCACCGCAAAGCAACCAAATATGTCTCTGCTAAGGCGCAAGCTATGCTAATTAATCTTATGTTAGAAGCTCAGCTATTGACTGAAAAAGAAGAAGACATCTATAAACGTGGTCGCAACACAAATAGCCACACTAAAGCTAAAAATGCGGATGTCGTGACTTATCGCATGTCAACAGGCTTTGAAGCAGTCATGGGATATCTTCATATGACTGGCCAAATCGAACGCCTCGAAGAACTAATCGACTGGTGTATTCAAGCCGTTGAGAAAATAGAAGACTAG
- the yacO gene encoding TrmH family tRNA/rRNA methyltransferase YacO, with translation MENREFNETNDIVYGVHAVTESLTANTGNKLYIQDDLRGKNVDKIKNLAAEKKVSISWTPKKTLSDMTNGAVHQGFVLRVSEFAYAELDAILDKAAQEENPLILILDGLNDPHNFGSILRTADATNVTGVIIPKHRAVGVTPVVAKTSTGAVEHVPIARVTNLSQTLDKLKEQGFWVFGTDMNGTPSHKWNTSGKLALIIGNEGKGISQNIKKQVDEMITIPMNGHVQSLNASVAAAVLMYEVFRHKID, from the coding sequence ATGGAAAACAGAGAATTTAATGAAACTAATGACATTGTTTACGGTGTTCATGCCGTAACGGAAAGTTTGACGGCTAATACAGGAAATAAACTTTACATTCAAGACGATTTACGCGGAAAAAATGTTGATAAGATAAAAAATTTAGCAGCAGAGAAAAAAGTATCCATCTCTTGGACGCCTAAAAAAACACTTAGCGATATGACAAATGGTGCTGTTCACCAAGGATTTGTTTTGCGTGTTTCAGAATTCGCCTATGCAGAATTGGATGCAATTTTGGATAAAGCTGCGCAGGAAGAAAACCCGCTCATTCTTATCTTGGACGGACTCAATGACCCGCATAATTTTGGATCAATCTTGCGAACAGCTGATGCAACAAATGTGACAGGTGTTATCATTCCAAAACACCGTGCGGTTGGTGTTACGCCAGTTGTTGCCAAGACATCAACAGGGGCCGTTGAGCATGTGCCGATTGCACGTGTGACAAATCTCAGCCAAACCCTTGATAAATTAAAAGAACAGGGTTTCTGGGTATTTGGGACAGACATGAATGGAACCCCATCTCACAAATGGAATACTTCAGGTAAATTAGCATTAATCATCGGAAACGAAGGAAAAGGCATTTCACAAAACATCAAAAAACAAGTTGATGAAATGATTACCATTCCGATGAACGGTCATGTGCAAAGCTTAAATGCCAGCGTCGCTGCGGCAGTATTGATGTACGAA